The sequence below is a genomic window from Bradyrhizobium septentrionale.
GCCGTAGATTCGATACGTATCCGGCAAGGCTGTCGGCGCTTAGCCGTGCTCCGTTCGCATCGACAAAGGCAGGCCCATCGCCGCTTGCCGGGCCTACGACGGCACGCCGCTCAAGATAGCGCTGAATCAGCCTCTCACCTGCATCGTCGAGCGGCAGGCAACCCAGCTCCCTCAACGTCAGGTCCACGATCTCCGTCGGCGACTGCCCCAGCGCAACGAGGTGGCTGAGCAGTGCAACCTGCCGGCGCTGGAACGCCTTGACGAGGAATGTCTGACGCAGATCATCGAGGCTGCCATCGGCCTCGGCGCCAAACGTTTCCTGGAACGAGCGTCCCTGGGCGAGGCCCGCATTGATCTTGTCGGCATACATGTGCTCACCCAAGACCACGCTGACGCCCTTGACCCAGTCCAACGCGCCGACGGCCCGGCGCATGTCGTCTGCCATCAGGAATGAGAAATTTGCCGCGCACCAATAGGTCGGCAAGCGAAACTCGATGTGGACGTGGTCCTTCGAATCGACATCGGCCTTGGTCACGAAATTCAACTCGGTGACGGACTCGTCGAGTTCCGGATCCATCACGCCCTGCAAGCAGGCCCATATCTGGGACTGCTTGTCATCCGACGAGCGGCTTCTCGGCCGCTCCCTCCCCTCAACGCCACGCTTCATGACCTCACCTCGGCGCGTGAACGGCTTCGGGCAAGTGGGCATAGCCGCCGCCGGCCCGGATCTTCTTCTTCTGCGCCTCGACATCGATGCCGTAGATGCGGGCGGCGTTAAGGCCGAGAATTTTGGTCTTGGCCTCCATCGACAATACCGAACCGGTCTCCTTGGTGACGTCGGCCGGGATCTCGAATGCCATGAACTTGTCGATCAGCCATTTCGGCGTCCAGATGCCGTAATCGCTGCCGTAAAGGATCTTGTCCGGTCCAACCCAGAACAACAGTTCGGAAATCACATGGGCGAAATAACCCGGCCGCGAATGGATGAAGGGCAGCGCCACCGCGAGACCCGCATAAACGTTGGTCTCCTGCGTCGCGATCCAGCAGAAATCGTCAAGCCGCGGCAAGCCGCAATGCTCGACGATGAAATTCAGATCCTGGAACGAGGTCGCGACATCATCAATATCGGCCACATCGAACGCATCGCGGTTGAGCGGGATGATCGTCGGCCCTTTGTGGACGTGGATGTTCTTGATGCCAAGCTTTTGCGCGGCCTCGAGATACTGGTAGGACGCCTTGTCGGTCAGCTTGTAGCCCTTCGATTCGCCGCGCCATTCCGCGGTGTAGAGCTTGACGCCCTTGAGTTTGTGCTTCTCGGACAGCGCATGAAGATCCTCCAGGCCCTTGGTGCCGTCACGCGGATCGAACGCGCCATTCAGGATGAAGCGATCCGGATGGCTCTTCTTCATCGCCGCATTTCGTTCGGTGGTGTTGAAACCACTTTTGTAGAAATCGGTGAGATAGGTCGGTTGCAGGATCGCCATGTCGTCATAGCCGGTGACGAACAGGTCGTCGAACATCGTCGTGGCGTCGTATTTCTCGAACTTCTCCTTCTCCCATTTCTCCGAGGGCGGGCTCAGGTTCGAGTGGTAGGCGTAGAAGCAGTCGATGAACTGCTTGCCGTGGATGTTCTTCTGGTTTGCCGGACTTCCATCCCAGAAATGCGTATGCCCATCGATGACAAATATCTCTTCACCCTTGGCTGTCCTGTACATGGCGTTTCTCCCGATCCCGCTGGATGGCGTATTGTTATGAGGCGCGCGATTGATGTCGTCGAATGAGCCCGGCCGGCGTCGCGCCGGCCAGGGTTTGTCCGCAGCCGGCCGTCAGACGATGTATTTCATCATCTCGTTCATGTCGCCGAACAGCATGACGGTGTTGTCATCCGTCATCACCATGCGGCCGTAATGCGTCGAGGTCGAGATCTCGAAGAGATGCGGGGTCATGACCCGGCCGAGCTCTTCCGAAATCTCGTCCATCTTGAATTCCATCTTGCCGTCGCCATCGATGCGGATCATCGCCGGCATGTACGTCACCTTGATGTGGTCGTGACGGCTCATGACCTCGGCAATGGCGCGCGCCTCGACACTATCGTTCATCGTGACCCCGCATTGATGCGACACCGTGTCCTCGAACGTGATGTCCTTCATCGATTTGAAGATGTTGTCATTCTCGTGCAGCATGTCGATCTCCTGAAGAATTGAGTGAAGATGTGAAGCAGTGTTGGTTACGACGCGAGATTTGCCGGAACCGTCAGGCCGAGCTCGCCAGCGATGCCCCTGATGCGATTCTTTGCTTGCGCCAGCGCGTCGGCGAAAGCCGCGACCTTGACACGCGGCTGCGACCAGATCGGCTGCAGATGATTGGCCGCATCGAGCGCGAGATCGGCATGCTTGGCCAGCCATTTGTTGAACAACGCAAGGTTCTGCGCCGCGTAGGTCGGATCGGTGCCGAGGATGTGGAACAGCTCGACGGTGTTGGCGAGATTGCGCTCATAGTCGGCTTCCGCGGCGGAGACGACAGCCGGAGTGATGAAGTCGTTCTGCGCAGATGCCGCCTGCATCAGGAAGCCTGAACGGAAGAGTTCTCCGATAAGCGGCTCGAACACCACATTGGTCGCGAAATATTGCTCCAGATAGTCGTTCGAACCCATCACCGACTCAACCGACTTGCGCACGCCTTGCCAGATCGGATCTTCCAGCCAGTGCTTCTTGCCGGCGGCGATGTCGAAGCCTGGAAGGTCGAGGCCGATTTCGCTCAGATAGAGAGTGATGTCCTGCGCGAAGCGAAGCTTGTAGGACGAGTTGGTCAGGATCGCATTGTTGACCATCTGCGTGTAGCCGTAGCGTTGCGCCTGCATCGTGGAGGTGCCGAGACCGAACTCGGCATGCTTGTAGGCGCCGAGATGGTTCTGCAAAATCTTCACCCAGGCGGGATCGAAGCGGGTCGGCGCTCCCGATTTCCGGCCATTCTCGATGGTGTTCTGCACCATGCCGCAGATCGTCGACTGGCGCTGATAGTGCGTGCGCTCCCATTCCTGGTCGACGGCGCGGAACTTGTGCCAGTTCGAACTTTTCGCAGCGGTCCAATCCTTGGAATAGGTCGGCGTTCCGTCCGGGAAGGAGATGATCCAGTCCTGCAGCAGATAGCGCTCCGGATCCGGTTGGACGTCGACCGTCATGTCCTCGTAGTGGGTCGCCTTGCGGCCCTTGGGTTCAAAGTAGTTGTACTTGCGGCTGTCGGAGCCCGGGAACACTGCGGCCCCCGCCGCCCCGGATTTGACGATTGCTGCCGGTTTGGTCGCTGCTGCTCTGCTTGCTTGCGCGCTCATTGCTCACTCCCTTTTGCCATTCTGTTCTGCGACGAACTTTTGAACGCCGTCATCGCACCGCCGGCGTAAACTTGTCGAAGTAGATGTGGTCAGGCTCGACCCCGCTCATTTGCAGGACGGGCAACACGGCGTCGATCATCGGAGTCGGCCCGCACGCGTACGCGTCGATGGCGCCGCTGAATCGCTCCTCGCGCAGATGGCGCTGCACGACCTCGTGGATCAACCCGGTCTCGCCGTCCCAGCCGTCATCCGCCTCCGCGTGCGACAGCGCCGGCACGAATTTGAAGTCGTCGAGCCGCACCGCGATAGCTGCGAGCTCCTCGAGGTAGAACAGGTCGGCGCGCGTGCGGGCTCCGTAGAAAAACCGCACCGGCCTCTGCTCCCCGCTCCCGATGTGATCGGCCAGGATCGACCACAGCGGCGACATCCCCGAGCCGCCGCCGATCAGCAGCATCGGACCCGGGCGCTCTTCACGCCGGAAGCAGGTACCGTACGGCCCCTTGGCGGTCACGGCGTCATCGACGCCCAATTTCCCGTCGAGCTGGGACGAAAACGCCCCGTTCGGATATTTCTTGATGATGAAGCGGAGACGGGTGCTCTCGCTGGGCGGGTTCGCCATCGAAAAGGCGCGGGTGATGGTGCCGTCCTGAAGCGTCAGATCTACATACTGACCGGCCCAGAACTTCATCGGCCGCTCGATCTCGATCTCCAGCAATCTGATGTCCGACGTCAGCGCGTGGATCGCAGCTACGCGCCCGGCAAATGCCTTCACCGCGATCGAACGGCTCAGCAGGTCTTCGTCATAGTTGAGCAGTTCGACACTGATATCGCTGTAGACGTGCGTACGGCACAACAGCACATGTCCGGTCTCGCTCTCGTAGTCCGGTAAGGCGAAGGTCGAGTACTTCAGCAGTTCGATGTCGCCGTCGACGAGTTTCGATTTGCAGCTGCCGCACTGGCCTTCCTTGCAGCCGTGCATCAGCGAGATGCCCTGACGAAACGCAGCGTCAAGGACGGTCTCGCCCTCCTCCACTTCCATCTCGATACCCACTGGCTCGAAACGAACCTTGTGAACCCGCACGTCCGTCATCATCTGGGCCTTGTCATGGCAGTTGAACAGAACGATCGACAAAACGCTTGCCGACCCCGGCAAGAGGGGCCGCAAGGAGCGGCCCCTCCCGTCGTCATTTAGTTGCAGGGATTGATCTTGAAGCCCTTGCGATATTCAGCCGTCGCGACCTCGCGTTCGGCGGGCGAAAGTGCCCTGAAGCCACGCAGCGGACTGCCAAGCGTGTGTCCGCGCACGTGATCGAGCGTCCACATGTCCTTGGCGTCGAAGCGCAGATGCGGTTGCGCGATCATGGTCTTGCCGTCAGGCCGGACAAAACCGAGATCCTTGATCGCATCGGCGACATCCCAGCCGTGATAGCAATCTTCCCATTCGCGGCGACCGCTGAAGCGGCCCATGGCCGGCGTCGCCCGCCCCTCGTATTCGGCGGCGAACGCCACCTTGTGGGTCCAACGGCAGCCTTCCGAGCAATAGGTGTAGATCTTGCCGTCGACCTCGTCACAGACGAAGTCTTCACGGATCAGGCACGGAACCATGCAGCTCCAGCACCGATGCGGGTAGGAGTAGCCCACTTCGCTGTTGAAGAGGATGTTGGTTTCGCCGGGTACGCTGAGCTTTGCGTGCCACTTCCAGAAGTCGCCGAATTCGGCGTACCAGCCCGGATATTTGTGCTCGAACCACTCGAAGTCCCGCTCGGTCTGGGCCTCGATGCGCCAGAAGTTCACCGACCAGCCGACCGTGAAGAACTGCGCGGTCTTGTGGACATAGTTCTTCTTGACGATCCGATCCCAGGCGGCGGCGACGTCATCGTGATGGATCTTGATGCCGTACTTCTCGAGCGGCAACATGTAGGTCCGGTAATAGTCTTCGTAGATCCAGCGGTGCCATAGCTCGGCGTAGGACTCCTTGTTCTTGTCGCGGTTGGTCGTGCCGTACTCGATGAACGTCCCGATCGCGGCATCGACAATCGCGTGATTCTGCCAGAAGGCGTATTTCAGGTCGCGCTCCAGCAACTGGTGGTTCGACGGATCGTTGATCATCGCCATCAGCATCGAGTGACCGTTACCGATGTGGCGGGATTCGTCCGACTGAACCGACAGGAATACCGTCGGCAGCGCGTAGTCGCCGTTGCGGGCGGCTTCTGACGGCATCGCCACGAACAGCGTATTGGTGAAGGCGGTTTCCGCAACGACGGTCAGATAGACGTTGGCCGCGGTGATTGCGTCACCGGTCAGGAAGCCCTCGGCGAACTGGCGGCCGATCGTGGTCGCATAGCACTTGCCGAACGCGGCTTCCGTGATATCGAACCCTGCCGGGTCGATGTAGTTCTCCATGTACCACTTCTTGAGGTTCATCTGGATCGTCGAGTGACGGAACTCATCGACCATCTGCATGGTGAAGCCGGTGCGCAATTCCTCGCCGGGGGCCAGCCGCCCGACCATCGCCATCGAACGCGCCGCCGAGATCTCCGGGAACGGGATGATCGCCAGGAACAGCTTCATCCACTCGACCCATCGCGGCTCGACATTGCGGAACATGTCGCCGCGCAACGCCGCGTCCAGCGCACCATAGACGCGGTTGTCCTTTTCTTCTTGCATCGGGAAATACGATCGCAGGACCTGCTTCATCGGGTCGCGCGGCGTCTTCGATATCTTGTAGTCGGTCGGGAAGGTCATCGCCTCCTGCACGTAGCTCGGCGTCCAGCCAAGGTCCGCGACACGGTTGGCCGCCTCAGCGATGCTGATGCCTTTCTGCGCGGTTATCTTGTTCAGTGTCAGACTTGCAGTCATTTCCAGCTCCTTTGAACGTTGCGTTGCTTCCGGCATTCTCGCTTTTGATCCCAGGTCAAAACCCCTGGTTCGCACTGTTGAAATTCTCGGCCGCAAAACTCACTTTGAGTCCGTTAAATGGATTGATCGATCTGCTGATTTCGTCGTTCCCACCAACCCAGCTTCCCGGCGCTGGCGGTCTCGTCACCCTCCGCTGGCTCGCTTGATGAGAGGCTTTCCTTCGGCGACGAATTTCGCCGAGAGAACCAGTGCGCCGGTGGCGAAATCCTTGCCGTGCGCGGCGATCATGGCCTCCGTGATCTCGGCCAGCTGAATGAAGAAAGCGTCTTTCGACCTGGCTTCCTCGCTCATGTCCGGTTGCGGAGACGGCATGTGTGGCTGTTCCTTTGATGCAATCATGGTTGCGTTGTTCCTGCTCATCATGCGTGCCCCGAACGTTGGTGGTCGCCGGACGA
It includes:
- a CDS encoding iron-sulfur cluster assembly protein; translation: MSRRRRRRSGPAAAMPTCPKPFTRRGEVMKRGVEGRERPRSRSSDDKQSQIWACLQGVMDPELDESVTELNFVTKADVDSKDHVHIEFRLPTYWCAANFSFLMADDMRRAVGALDWVKGVSVVLGEHMYADKINAGLAQGRSFQETFGAEADGSLDDLRQTFLVKAFQRRQVALLSHLVALGQSPTEIVDLTLRELGCLPLDDAGERLIQRYLERRAVVGPASGDGPAFVDANGARLSADSLAGYVSNLRRVGINAEFNGALCRGLLAVRFDLETPFVPKSRTMPASPGT
- a CDS encoding amidohydrolase family protein, whose amino-acid sequence is MYRTAKGEEIFVIDGHTHFWDGSPANQKNIHGKQFIDCFYAYHSNLSPPSEKWEKEKFEKYDATTMFDDLFVTGYDDMAILQPTYLTDFYKSGFNTTERNAAMKKSHPDRFILNGAFDPRDGTKGLEDLHALSEKHKLKGVKLYTAEWRGESKGYKLTDKASYQYLEAAQKLGIKNIHVHKGPTIIPLNRDAFDVADIDDVATSFQDLNFIVEHCGLPRLDDFCWIATQETNVYAGLAVALPFIHSRPGYFAHVISELLFWVGPDKILYGSDYGIWTPKWLIDKFMAFEIPADVTKETGSVLSMEAKTKILGLNAARIYGIDVEAQKKKIRAGGGYAHLPEAVHAPR
- a CDS encoding MmoB/DmpM family protein translates to MLHENDNIFKSMKDITFEDTVSHQCGVTMNDSVEARAIAEVMSRHDHIKVTYMPAMIRIDGDGKMEFKMDEISEELGRVMTPHLFEISTSTHYGRMVMTDDNTVMLFGDMNEMMKYIV
- a CDS encoding aromatic/alkene monooxygenase hydroxylase subunit beta, which produces MSAQASRAAATKPAAIVKSGAAGAAVFPGSDSRKYNYFEPKGRKATHYEDMTVDVQPDPERYLLQDWIISFPDGTPTYSKDWTAAKSSNWHKFRAVDQEWERTHYQRQSTICGMVQNTIENGRKSGAPTRFDPAWVKILQNHLGAYKHAEFGLGTSTMQAQRYGYTQMVNNAILTNSSYKLRFAQDITLYLSEIGLDLPGFDIAAGKKHWLEDPIWQGVRKSVESVMGSNDYLEQYFATNVVFEPLIGELFRSGFLMQAASAQNDFITPAVVSAAEADYERNLANTVELFHILGTDPTYAAQNLALFNKWLAKHADLALDAANHLQPIWSQPRVKVAAFADALAQAKNRIRGIAGELGLTVPANLAS
- a CDS encoding 2Fe-2S iron-sulfur cluster-binding protein, translated to MMTDVRVHKVRFEPVGIEMEVEEGETVLDAAFRQGISLMHGCKEGQCGSCKSKLVDGDIELLKYSTFALPDYESETGHVLLCRTHVYSDISVELLNYDEDLLSRSIAVKAFAGRVAAIHALTSDIRLLEIEIERPMKFWAGQYVDLTLQDGTITRAFSMANPPSESTRLRFIIKKYPNGAFSSQLDGKLGVDDAVTAKGPYGTCFRREERPGPMLLIGGGSGMSPLWSILADHIGSGEQRPVRFFYGARTRADLFYLEELAAIAVRLDDFKFVPALSHAEADDGWDGETGLIHEVVQRHLREERFSGAIDAYACGPTPMIDAVLPVLQMSGVEPDHIYFDKFTPAVR
- a CDS encoding aromatic/alkene/methane monooxygenase hydroxylase/oxygenase subunit alpha — protein: MTASLTLNKITAQKGISIAEAANRVADLGWTPSYVQEAMTFPTDYKISKTPRDPMKQVLRSYFPMQEEKDNRVYGALDAALRGDMFRNVEPRWVEWMKLFLAIIPFPEISAARSMAMVGRLAPGEELRTGFTMQMVDEFRHSTIQMNLKKWYMENYIDPAGFDITEAAFGKCYATTIGRQFAEGFLTGDAITAANVYLTVVAETAFTNTLFVAMPSEAARNGDYALPTVFLSVQSDESRHIGNGHSMLMAMINDPSNHQLLERDLKYAFWQNHAIVDAAIGTFIEYGTTNRDKNKESYAELWHRWIYEDYYRTYMLPLEKYGIKIHHDDVAAAWDRIVKKNYVHKTAQFFTVGWSVNFWRIEAQTERDFEWFEHKYPGWYAEFGDFWKWHAKLSVPGETNILFNSEVGYSYPHRCWSCMVPCLIREDFVCDEVDGKIYTYCSEGCRWTHKVAFAAEYEGRATPAMGRFSGRREWEDCYHGWDVADAIKDLGFVRPDGKTMIAQPHLRFDAKDMWTLDHVRGHTLGSPLRGFRALSPAEREVATAEYRKGFKINPCN